Genomic DNA from Mesorhizobium sp. 131-2-1:
GTGCGCACGACGTCCAGCGTCTGCGGATGCGGCGTGCCGGCAATCGCCACCTTGGTGCGCTTGTCGCGGTGATGGCGAAGGGCAATGCCCACTGCCTCAGCGACGGCGGTGGCTTCGTCGAGCAGCGAGGCCGACGCCACCGGCAGACCGGTCAATTCGGCGACCAGAGTCTGGAAGTTGAACAGCATTTCCAGCCGGCCCTGGCTGATCTCGGCCTGGTAGGGCGTGTAGGCCGTGTACCAGGCCGGGTTCTCGAACAGGTTGCGCTGGATAACCGGCGGCACATGGACGCCGTGGTAGCCGGCGCCGATAAAGCTCTTCAGCACGGTGTTCCTAGCCATCGTCGCCGACAATTCGGCCAGTGCTTCGGCTTCGCTGGCCGGCGCGGGCAGGGTCAGCGGCTGGTCGAGGCGGATCGATCTCGGCACGGCCTGGCTGATCAGCGTCTCGACGGACGGGACGCCGATTACGGCAAGCATGGCCCTGACGTCGTTGAGGCCTGGGCCGATGTGGCGGGCCGAGAAGGGGGTGAGTGATGCGGTCATCATAACTGTCCTGCTCTCAACCGATATGGGCCTTGTAGGCGGCCTCATCCAGAAGCCCGTCGAGCTGGCCTTCATTGGCGAGCCTCATCTTCCACAGCCAGCCGTCGCCCGTGGCGGCCGAATTGACCAGCGACGGATCCGACGACAGCGAGCTGTTGGCCTCGGTGATCTCGCCGTCGACCGGCGCGTAGACATCCGACGCGGCCTTGACGGATTCGACCACGACGGCGGTGTCGCCCTTGGCCAGCTTGCGGCCGACTTCCGGCAGTTCGACGAAGACGAGATCGCCGAGCTGCTCCTGCGCGTAGTCGGTGATGCCGACGGTGGCGACGCCGCCTTCGACACGGAGCCATTCGTGGTCTTCGGTGAAATAGGTCTTTGCCATCGGGACTTATCCTTTGCGGTAGCGATGAGGCGTGAAGGGCAATGGGTTGATATCGATCGGGATTTTCGTCCCGCGGACATCGGCGAACAGTCTTGTTCCGGGCTTGGCCAGCGCGGTGTTGGCGTAGCCCATGGCGACCGGATGACCGGCCGACGGGCCGAAACCACCCGAGGTGACATGACCGGCCGGATTGCCGTCGGCATCGAAAAGCGCAGCACCCGCGCGCACCGGCTGGCGGCCGTCCGGCTTCAGCCCAACGCGCTTTTGCGCCGGGCCGCGCTCCAGTATGGCGCGCAGCGCGTCGGCACCGATGAAATGACCGGCGGCGCGAACATCCTTGGGAATCGCCCACATCAGGCCCGCGCTGGCCGGATCGAACTCCTCGGTGATGTCCTGGCCGTGAAGGCAGAGCCCGGCCTCCAGTCGCAGCGAGTCGCGGGCGGCGAGGCCGATCCACTGCACGCGCTCGTCCTTCAGCAGCGTGGCCACCAGGTCCCGCGCATCCGCTTCCGGCAGGCCGATCTCGAAACCGTCCTCGCCGGTATAGCCGGAGCGGCTCATGAACCAGTTTTGGCGCGGCTCGATGCCGTGCATGAACAGCAGCGAGCCGGTCTCCATTCCGGCGCGGGCGAGGGCGGCCCATGCTTCCGGCCCCTGGATCGCCAGGAAGACGCGGTCGAGCGCGTCCACTTTTGCGTCGAAATCGGCGGCGAGCGCCCGCAAATGCTTCTCGTCGACGGCGGCATTGCCGGCGTTGGCGACGACCATGAAGCGCTCGTCGCCAAGCCTGGTGACGATAAGGTCGTCGATGATGCCGGCAGCCTCGTTGAGGAAGAAGGTGTATTTCGACTGCGAGATGCCGAGCGCGCCGGCGTCGAGCGGGCAGGCGCGGTTGAGAAGCGCAGCGGCACCCGGACCGCTGACCAGAAACAGCTTCATGTGCGAGATGTCGAACAGGCCGGCATGCTCGCGGGTATGAAGGTGCTCCTTCATCACGCCGGCGGGATAGGTGAGCGGCATCGACCAGCCGGCGAACGCGCCAAAGCGCGCGCCTGCGGTCATATGCAGATCCTCGAGGGGTAGGTGTCTGGCTTGGTCGCCCGTCATGTCATCTCCAGAGTCGCACGCAATCGGCCGCTGATGGCGACCAGTCCGTGCCCCTCTGTCTGAAGCCTGAGAGACTCGCGCCCCGTAACTCTGTCGGCAGCGCTTACACCTTCGGCGCGGGGCGTGAGCCCCGACTTTCCAGAGTGTCTTTCCCGTCTACGGTTCTTTTGCCTGAGAGATTTCGGGCGATTTCCCCTTCGGCGGCAGCTCTCGCTGCTCTCTCCCGCAAACAGGTAGGACTCAGGGTTGAGCCCTCGACTCGTCATCCATAGCCCGTCAACGACACCTTGTCACCTGCCAGCGACATCTTACTGACAAGTCTTCGCTAACCACGGCGCTTGCCGGTTTCTCAAGACACTTCTGATACATCGCTGCGAAACGATGCTTGGGGCCGGATTATTCCGGCGGCGACGGGGACCAACAATGGGCGAACTGATCATGAGCGCTCCGGTGGCGGGGCTGACCTCCAAGAACCGCATCACGGCCGAGGACGTCACGATGCTGCGCCGCGAGGTGTTCGGCGACGGCGTGGTGAGCCGTGGCGAGGCCGAGGCGCTGTTCGCGCTCGACCAGACGGCGCGCGACAAATGCCAGGAATGGCCCGCGTTCTTCGTCGAGGCGGTCACCGACTACATCGTCCATCAGGAGAAGCCGGAGGGCTATATCTCCGAGGAGAATGCCGACTGGCTGATCCGGACGATCTCGCGCGATGGCATGGTCGACAGCCTGACCGAGCTCGAACTCGTGGTGCATGTGCTGGAGAAAGCCAAATCGTCGCCCAGTCGGCTTTCGGTCTATGCGCTGGAGCAGGTCGCGCATGCGGTGATCGACGGCAAGGGACCTTTGATGCTGGGCGGCCAACTGGTTTCGGGACTGGTGGCCAAGGCCGAGGTCGATCTGCTGCGCCGCATCCTCCACGCCTATGGCGGCGACGGCAACATCGCGATCACCCGCGCCGAGGCGGATGTGCTGTTCAGGATCAACGAGAGCACCGCGGCGGCCAGCAACGATCCGTCCTGGAACGAGCTGTTCGTCAAGGCGATCGCCAATTTCGTCATGTGCTCGGCCGGCTACGAGGCGCCGACGCGCGAGGTGGCGCTGCGCCAGGAGAACTTCCTCGACGATGCCGACCCCGGAATTGGCGGCTTCTTTGGCCGCATGGTATCGGGCGGGCTCGCCGGCATCATCGAAGCCTACCGCTCACCTGACGATATCGAGGCCGATTGGGAAGCCAGGAACCGGGCAGCCGAAGCAATGGCCCGCCGCGCCGAGACGGTCGATGCCGGCGAGGCGAAATGGCTGGCCGAGCGGATCGGCACGAAGCGGCCGCTCAGCGAAAACGAGCGCGCGCTGCTGACGCTGATCAAGCACGCCTCGCCGGAAATCCACCCGTTGCTGAAGCCGCTGCTCGACAAGGTCGCCTAGCCGTTCGCGGCTATTGTCTTGCAAAGAATGAAATTGGAGTGGCCTTCGGGCCACCCGGCAAATTCGGCCATACGCTCGAAACCAGCCTTTTCGTACATGGCGGGCGCCTGAAAGTCGTGCGTCGCGACCCAGATTCGCCGCGCACCGCGGCTTGCGGCCTCGGCGACAAAGGCGTCGAGCAGCTCTCTGCCGTAGCCACGGCCCCGAACTTCGTGCTCAACCCACATCAATTCGAGCTCGGCGATGCCTGCCCACGAATAACCGGCGGCAACGCCAATTGCGCGCCCCGCTTCGTCCCGTACGGCAAAGACAAGGCCCCGATCGTCGTCGCGGCCTGCGATACGCCGGTTGTCGGCGTTGAGGCGTTCCTCGATGGCACCGAGGTCGTGTGACGACAGATCGTGCTCGGCTTGCAGGCGAGGCGCCATCAAATGCCGCCGTACCAGTCGTAGCCATTGTCTTCCCAATAGCCGCCGCGGCCGCCGCCGATCGCGGCGAAACTGTCGATCAGCTCTATTTTGTATATGTATTTCGGCATCTTGTAGCCGAGCTGGCGCTCGACACGCACGCGCAGTGGGGCGCCGTTCTCGACCGGGAGCGGCTTGCCGTTGACGCCGTAGGCCAGGATCGTCTGCGGATGGCGGGCATCGATCAGGTCGATGGTGCCGTAATATTTGACGTCGCCGGAGAGGCTGCGGTCGATCGTGTCGAGGCAATGGAACATGACATAGCGGGCCTGGGGTTTCACGACCGCCTGGTCGAGAACCAGGGACAGCGGCGTGCCCGTCCATTTGGCGATGCAGCTCCAACCTTCGACGCAGTCGTGGCGGGTGATCTGGGTGCGGCTCGGCATGTTCTGAAGCTGCTCGCGGGTGAGCGACAGCGGCTTCTCGACAAGGCCGGAGACTTCGAGGCGCCAATCGGCGAAATTGTTGGCAAGCAGCCCTTTGTAGGTGTCGTCGTCGGGCGCGGTGACGCCGTTCGGCCGCTGCGGCTGGCGGATGTCGGCCTCGGTGAATTCCTGGGCCAGCGCGTCGCGGCCGGCCAGCAGGCGCTGGGCCCGGTATGTCAGGCCGTTGGCGTTTTCGAGGAAGCTGCGCAGGCCGCCGCCGACACCGAGACCGCTGTCGAAGGCATCGCAGCCGGACAACGCGATACCGGACAGGCCGAGACTGGCGGAGGTCAGGAATTTCCTGCGGTTGATCTGAAACTTCGCCATCTCAGGCGCTCCTCTCGCGCGAGCTGTCATCATGCGCCGGCGGGTCGGTGCGGTACCAGCCGGTGATGATCGAGCGCAATTCGTTGATCGGGCCGGCGGCAAGGATCATCACCATGTGGATGATGAAGAAGCCGACGAGCAGCACCATTGCGGTGAAATGGATCGTGCGCGCCGTCTGCCTTCCACCGAGCAGGTCGTTGAGGAACGGCAACACCGAGTTCATGCTGGGCGACATGGCAAGGCCGGTGATGATCATCAGCGGCAGGAGCACGAACAGCACGCCGCCATAGGCCATCTTCTGCAGCGTATTGTATTCGCGCGTGTGATGGAACTTCAGCTTCGCATGGTCGACGATATCCCGCGGCAGGCGCCGTATATCGTCGAGGCGCGGGGCGAGGTCGCGGCGAACATGGCCATTGATCAGGCCGGCGATCAGCCAGACGAGCAAGGTGGCGGAGAGCACCCAGGCGAAAAAGAAATGCACGACGCGGGCGGTGCCGAGGTCGTAGTAGGACGGGATCGTCGCCCATGACGGGAAGCCGCGCGGCGTCTCCTGTCCAGGCGGTCCCGACCAGCCGAGCACGCCCGTCGTGTCGAACCGATGCCCGAAGATCTCGGTGTAGCCGCGCGGACCCTGATCGGTGTTCTCGGCGCCGATGGCGAAGACGGTGTTGTTGTAGCCGAAGCCGGATTCCTTGCCGATATAGAGCTGGGGGCGGGCGTTGAAGATCTGCAGGCCGGAAAGCAACATGAAGAACAGCGCGATGGCCCAGAGCCAGTGGGTCAGGCGCGTCCAGCGGGACTGGCGGTAAATCAGCGTGGCGTCCTTCGATGCGGCTTGCGCATCGGCGGCGGGCTCGCTCCTGGCAACGGTTTCCATCGGTTTTCGTTCTCCCGGCCGTTCAGATATTCGTTCTCCTCCCAATACGTCGCCGGCCCAAGTGATGTTTCATGCGATCACGGATTTATTACGGGCTGCCGAGGCTGACCGCCAGGTTGACCGCGGTGGCGACGATCACCGTGTTGAAGAAGAACGCCAGGATCGAATGGATGAGGACGACCTGGCGCATGTGCGAGGTCGTGATGGCGGTGTCGGCGGTCTGGGCGGTCATGCCGATCACGGTCGCGAAATAGAGGAAATCCCAGCCCTCGGGCCGCTTGTCACCGGGGAAGTCGAGGCCGCCAACCGGCATCTTTTTCTTGGTGTTGGCATCGACCTCGGCGCCGTCCATCCAGTAGACGTGCGCGTAGTGGAGCGCCGCCATGGCGTGGATAGCGAACCAGCCGAGCGGAATCGAGAGCATGGCGAAGCCGAGCTCGAATGGATGCGCGGCGTCCTTCTGGTTGATCAGCTGGAACAGCGAAACGGTGGCGACAGCGACGATGAAGAGCGTAACGGCAAAGATACCCAGTACGGGGAGGTCGGTAGCGCGCGCGTTCCTGCTGAGATAGTGGCCGGTCAGCCGCGGCATCAGGGCGAGTACGAGGCCGACATAAGCGGCAAAGAAGGCGTTGGCGCCGATCGAATAGGGGAGTGGCACGCGCAAGACCAGCGCCAGCAGCAAAGCGACAATGCCAATGGTCGCCGACAAAGCGAACTGCACGTGCCGATGCATCGGCGTTTTGACGGATGTGTCGTCAACCATGGCCTCGGCCCTGAAGGCGCTCGGATCAGTCCGGTGTGACGGATTTCAACGCCCGCCGCAAGATGCGGTCGAGCTCGCCAAGAAAGCGCGAGCGGTCCTGCGGCGCGAAGGAGGCATTGTAGCCCTTGCTTTCGCCGGTCTCGCGCAGATGCTGCCTCAGGTCGCGCATTGCCACCGCCATGCCGATCGTCTCCGGAGTGAAGGGACGCCCGGTCGGGCCGAGCACATGGGCGCCAAGCGCCACGGTACGCGCGGCAAGCGGGATGTCGGCCGTCACGACGATGTCGTTCGACTTGGCGTTCTCGACGATCCAGTCGTCCGCCGCGTCGGCGCCCTTGGACACCACGACGTTGCGGATCATCGGATCGCGCGAGGGGCGCAGGCCGCCATTGGAAACATAGGTGACGACTATGCCGTGGCGTTCCGCGACCTTCTCGACCTCGGCCTTGACCGGGCAGGCGTCGGCGTCGACATAGATTTCAGGTGCGGGCATCGTTCAGTCCAATGAATATGGGGCCGGATCACGTCGTTCCGGCCCCATTGATGTGATCTGGTCGGTCGTCAGGCCGGCAATGCGCCGGACTTCTTCGCGGTCCAGGTGGCGATATAGTCCATCAGGCCGGGATTGAGGCAGTCATAGGGTTCGAGACCAATCGACTTCAACTGTTTCCGGATGCCGTCCATACGGCTCGGATCGACACCGGATTCGATGATCGAGGACACGAAGGCGGTGAAGCCCGGCGGCGAC
This window encodes:
- the gcvH gene encoding glycine cleavage system protein GcvH, with protein sequence MAKTYFTEDHEWLRVEGGVATVGITDYAQEQLGDLVFVELPEVGRKLAKGDTAVVVESVKAASDVYAPVDGEITEANSSLSSDPSLVNSAATGDGWLWKMRLANEGQLDGLLDEAAYKAHIG
- the gcvT gene encoding glycine cleavage system aminomethyltransferase GcvT; amino-acid sequence: MTGDQARHLPLEDLHMTAGARFGAFAGWSMPLTYPAGVMKEHLHTREHAGLFDISHMKLFLVSGPGAAALLNRACPLDAGALGISQSKYTFFLNEAAGIIDDLIVTRLGDERFMVVANAGNAAVDEKHLRALAADFDAKVDALDRVFLAIQGPEAWAALARAGMETGSLLFMHGIEPRQNWFMSRSGYTGEDGFEIGLPEADARDLVATLLKDERVQWIGLAARDSLRLEAGLCLHGQDITEEFDPASAGLMWAIPKDVRAAGHFIGADALRAILERGPAQKRVGLKPDGRQPVRAGAALFDADGNPAGHVTSGGFGPSAGHPVAMGYANTALAKPGTRLFADVRGTKIPIDINPLPFTPHRYRKG
- a CDS encoding GNAT family N-acetyltransferase yields the protein MAPRLQAEHDLSSHDLGAIEERLNADNRRIAGRDDDRGLVFAVRDEAGRAIGVAAGYSWAGIAELELMWVEHEVRGRGYGRELLDAFVAEAASRGARRIWVATHDFQAPAMYEKAGFERMAEFAGWPEGHSNFILCKTIAANG
- a CDS encoding molybdopterin-binding protein, translating into MAKFQINRRKFLTSASLGLSGIALSGCDAFDSGLGVGGGLRSFLENANGLTYRAQRLLAGRDALAQEFTEADIRQPQRPNGVTAPDDDTYKGLLANNFADWRLEVSGLVEKPLSLTREQLQNMPSRTQITRHDCVEGWSCIAKWTGTPLSLVLDQAVVKPQARYVMFHCLDTIDRSLSGDVKYYGTIDLIDARHPQTILAYGVNGKPLPVENGAPLRVRVERQLGYKMPKYIYKIELIDSFAAIGGGRGGYWEDNGYDWYGGI
- a CDS encoding cytochrome b/b6 domain-containing protein; the protein is METVARSEPAADAQAASKDATLIYRQSRWTRLTHWLWAIALFFMLLSGLQIFNARPQLYIGKESGFGYNNTVFAIGAENTDQGPRGYTEIFGHRFDTTGVLGWSGPPGQETPRGFPSWATIPSYYDLGTARVVHFFFAWVLSATLLVWLIAGLINGHVRRDLAPRLDDIRRLPRDIVDHAKLKFHHTREYNTLQKMAYGGVLFVLLPLMIITGLAMSPSMNSVLPFLNDLLGGRQTARTIHFTAMVLLVGFFIIHMVMILAAGPINELRSIITGWYRTDPPAHDDSSRERSA
- a CDS encoding DUF1345 domain-containing protein; this translates as MVDDTSVKTPMHRHVQFALSATIGIVALLLALVLRVPLPYSIGANAFFAAYVGLVLALMPRLTGHYLSRNARATDLPVLGIFAVTLFIVAVATVSLFQLINQKDAAHPFELGFAMLSIPLGWFAIHAMAALHYAHVYWMDGAEVDANTKKKMPVGGLDFPGDKRPEGWDFLYFATVIGMTAQTADTAITTSHMRQVVLIHSILAFFFNTVIVATAVNLAVSLGSP
- a CDS encoding YaiI/YqxD family protein: MPAPEIYVDADACPVKAEVEKVAERHGIVVTYVSNGGLRPSRDPMIRNVVVSKGADAADDWIVENAKSNDIVVTADIPLAARTVALGAHVLGPTGRPFTPETIGMAVAMRDLRQHLRETGESKGYNASFAPQDRSRFLGELDRILRRALKSVTPD